One Thermofilum sp. genomic window carries:
- a CDS encoding molybdenum cofactor biosynthesis protein B, with the protein MSYPHEKHKEKSPSEIRFAFVTVSTSRYEAKREGKVVEDESFAVAASLLSQKGFPVVAYRLIPDDPRLILRTLAELVYREDIDVIIFSGGTGPAPSDITVLTLRSAFEKELEGFGDVFRLLSFFDVTSSAFLSSATAGILKGKVIFCVPGSPKAVEKALQSLIIPEAGHLLSLARSR; encoded by the coding sequence ATGAGCTACCCTCACGAGAAGCACAAGGAGAAAAGCCCCAGTGAAATTCGATTCGCATTTGTCACCGTGAGCACTTCTAGGTACGAAGCCAAGAGAGAGGGGAAAGTAGTTGAGGACGAGTCCTTTGCCGTTGCTGCCAGCTTGCTCTCCCAGAAAGGTTTCCCGGTTGTAGCTTACAGACTGATCCCAGACGACCCGCGGCTAATTCTCCGGACTCTAGCAGAGCTCGTGTACAGGGAGGATATAGATGTGATAATTTTCAGCGGGGGTACCGGCCCAGCACCCAGCGATATAACGGTTTTAACGCTCAGGAGTGCTTTCGAGAAAGAGCTGGAAGGTTTCGGCGATGTATTCAGGCTTTTAAGCTTCTTCGATGTAACCTCATCTGCATTCCTCTCATCCGCCACGGCGGGGATCCTCAAAGGTAAAGTAATCTTCTGCGTTCCTGGTTCACCGAAAGCCGTAGAGAAAGCTCTTCAAAGCTTAATAATACCTGAAGCTGGACACCTGCTCAGTCTAGCCCGAAGCCGGTGA
- a CDS encoding DUF655 domain-containing protein, whose product MSTRDFRRKPPETTAYVLDVLPYGDPIRRINHPLVQCIGEEKLILMELRPLVSTPPMLKPGEKINLMDSLESQILSFERVIKYSDLSSTARNNLRDVLVMLVREHDKRFVDFFNRAQPLSKRTHELELLKGIGKKTLWKILEERRKKPFESFEDIEKRIGIDPVKLIVERVIEELKEPQTRYLFVRPLRWYTPEEERWREGRWQR is encoded by the coding sequence TTGTCTACGCGGGATTTTAGGAGAAAGCCTCCCGAGACTACAGCTTATGTGCTTGACGTTTTGCCTTACGGGGATCCAATAAGGCGGATAAATCATCCGCTAGTCCAGTGCATTGGTGAAGAGAAATTAATCCTGATGGAGCTCCGTCCTCTAGTGAGTACACCTCCTATGCTGAAACCCGGGGAGAAGATAAATCTCATGGACAGCTTAGAGAGCCAGATACTCTCGTTCGAGAGAGTGATCAAGTATAGCGATCTTAGCTCGACGGCTAGAAACAATCTGCGGGACGTACTGGTTATGCTGGTTAGAGAGCACGACAAGAGGTTTGTGGATTTTTTCAACAGGGCTCAGCCTCTCTCAAAGCGAACCCACGAGCTGGAGCTGCTGAAAGGTATAGGTAAGAAAACCCTGTGGAAGATTCTGGAGGAGAGAAGGAAGAAGCCTTTCGAGAGCTTTGAAGACATCGAGAAAAGGATCGGCATAGACCCGGTGAAGCTGATCGTGGAAAGAGTAATAGAGGAGCTGAAGGAGCCTCAAACCCGCTACCTCTTTGTAAGACCTTTGCGCTGGTACACGCCAGAGGAGGAGAGGTGGAGAGAAGGGCGCTGGCAGCGGTGA
- a CDS encoding 30S ribosomal protein S8e: protein MGVYHGNDLKKITGGVKGRHVKVKRKYWIGRYPTLTTIGEKTSVRITRTKGGGVKIRVKVAAEANVYVPKEGKTVKAKIIKLIDNPADRNLARRGILTKGALIQTSVGKAKVTSRPGQDGVVNAVLVE from the coding sequence ATGGGGGTTTACCACGGAAACGATCTGAAGAAAATCACGGGAGGCGTGAAGGGGAGACACGTCAAGGTGAAAAGGAAGTACTGGATTGGCCGGTACCCGACCCTGACTACCATCGGTGAGAAAACTTCCGTAAGAATCACCCGCACGAAAGGCGGAGGGGTGAAGATCAGGGTTAAAGTTGCGGCGGAAGCGAACGTCTACGTGCCCAAGGAGGGAAAGACTGTGAAGGCTAAGATCATCAAGCTCATCGATAATCCAGCCGACCGGAACCTGGCTAGGAGAGGCATTTTAACCAAGGGGGCTTTGATACAGACTTCTGTAGGTAAAGCGAAGGTAACTTCGAGGCCCGGACAGGACGGCGTGGTGAACGCTGTTCTCGTAGAGTGA
- the tgtA gene encoding tRNA guanosine(15) transglycosylase TgtA — MWADVFEVEEIDLFGRIGRLYTRRGVVETPTLTPVINPAKPVLEPSRISSLGFPMLMTNSYIILRNYGELAKEVGVHGILGVQNPVFTDSGAYQLMVYGKVEVSPREIVEYQLDIGSDIGVVLDIPTRKDTPYEQAAREVDETIKRVREALELDLRGMLLVAPVQGGTHTPLVAYAASELAKLPASLYAVGGPTQLMEGYDYKELVRLVMTARLNLPWGAPLHLFGAGHPMMLALAVAMGVDTFDSASYALYARDDRLMTPSGTLRLSELSELPCSCPVCSKYSALELRKTPRQERVALIAEHNLHVLSGELRRIREAIREGRLWELVERRASAHPALMDALREFVKYVRFIERKHPATRQPVRGIFFLSSLSRYRPEVVRHQERLFSRFARKQDLLLLFEETPQKPFTRFGLIKEILADEPGLTDLCDPAVLSLAFSVIPLELDGVYPLSQYEASRRILDSSAEEIVSDVVWYVLNKGYRGVVLVHYSLPERVVRRMGELFKSEEIVFVPILLENYQEALREHREVAARVRAIVESLSAFTRDRRGAPAHA; from the coding sequence ATGTGGGCTGACGTCTTCGAAGTCGAGGAGATCGATCTCTTCGGCCGAATAGGGCGTCTCTACACGCGTAGAGGTGTTGTCGAGACGCCTACGTTGACACCTGTCATCAACCCTGCGAAACCCGTTCTCGAGCCTAGCAGGATCAGCAGTCTCGGCTTTCCGATGCTGATGACGAACTCCTACATTATACTGCGCAACTACGGGGAGCTAGCTAAGGAGGTTGGAGTACACGGGATTCTGGGAGTCCAGAATCCCGTGTTCACGGATTCGGGCGCTTACCAGCTGATGGTTTACGGGAAAGTGGAGGTGAGCCCCCGTGAGATTGTCGAGTACCAGCTGGACATAGGGTCGGACATCGGGGTTGTGCTGGACATACCCACGAGGAAGGACACGCCCTACGAGCAGGCAGCCCGAGAGGTAGACGAGACCATCAAACGTGTACGCGAAGCTCTGGAGCTGGACTTGAGGGGCATGCTTCTCGTAGCTCCGGTTCAAGGAGGCACTCACACTCCTCTCGTCGCCTACGCTGCGAGCGAGCTGGCCAAGCTCCCCGCCAGCCTCTACGCGGTTGGAGGACCTACGCAGCTGATGGAGGGGTACGATTACAAGGAGCTTGTCAGGCTGGTTATGACCGCTCGACTTAACCTCCCCTGGGGCGCGCCCCTCCACCTGTTCGGAGCTGGTCACCCGATGATGCTCGCACTCGCTGTCGCTATGGGTGTCGATACCTTCGATTCGGCATCTTATGCTCTCTACGCTAGAGATGATCGCCTCATGACGCCCTCAGGGACGCTAAGGCTATCGGAGCTCAGCGAGCTGCCGTGCAGCTGCCCTGTATGCTCTAAGTACTCTGCGCTCGAGCTGAGAAAGACTCCCAGACAGGAGAGGGTAGCGCTGATAGCCGAGCACAACTTGCACGTGCTCTCCGGCGAGCTGAGAAGGATACGGGAAGCTATAAGAGAGGGTAGGCTGTGGGAGCTCGTAGAGAGAAGAGCGTCAGCTCATCCCGCGCTGATGGATGCCCTCAGAGAGTTCGTAAAGTACGTGCGATTCATCGAGAGAAAGCATCCGGCGACCAGGCAGCCAGTCCGAGGAATTTTCTTCCTGAGTTCACTCAGCAGGTACAGGCCAGAGGTCGTAAGGCACCAGGAAAGGCTGTTCAGTAGGTTTGCGAGAAAGCAGGATCTCCTGCTCCTGTTCGAGGAGACTCCGCAGAAACCCTTTACTCGGTTCGGGCTCATTAAGGAGATTCTTGCGGATGAACCAGGGCTGACGGATCTCTGCGACCCTGCTGTCCTGTCTCTGGCATTCTCCGTGATACCTCTCGAGCTTGACGGAGTGTACCCCTTGTCGCAGTACGAGGCTTCAAGACGCATCTTGGACTCGAGCGCTGAGGAGATAGTCTCTGACGTCGTCTGGTACGTTCTCAACAAGGGGTACAGGGGGGTAGTGCTAGTGCACTACTCCCTTCCGGAGAGGGTGGTTAGAAGGATGGGAGAGCTCTTCAAGAGCGAAGAAATAGTGTTCGTGCCGATCCTGCTCGAAAACTACCAGGAAGCTTTGAGAGAACACAGAGAAGTCGCGGCTAGAGTGCGTGCAATCGTCGAGAGTCTCAGCGCTTTCACACGTGATAGGAGGGGGGCTCCCGCTCACGCATAA
- a CDS encoding signal recognition particle subunit SRP19/SEC65 family protein, whose amino-acid sequence MKKREGFIIWLAYFDARHPRSKGRRVPKALAVEKPTLSELEEAARKAGFQVLAVEGNAKYPACWFEEPGRILVRAEGRRKSQVVTIIAEKLVEVRKAKQLQRRKP is encoded by the coding sequence TTGAAGAAGAGGGAGGGTTTTATCATCTGGCTTGCCTATTTCGACGCCAGGCACCCGAGGAGTAAGGGGCGCCGCGTGCCGAAGGCCCTAGCAGTTGAGAAGCCGACTCTCTCTGAGCTCGAGGAGGCTGCTAGAAAGGCTGGCTTCCAGGTTCTTGCTGTCGAGGGTAACGCCAAGTACCCTGCTTGCTGGTTCGAGGAGCCTGGGCGCATCCTAGTCCGGGCCGAGGGGAGGAGGAAATCCCAGGTAGTTACGATCATCGCAGAAAAGCTTGTCGAGGTGAGGAAGGCTAAGCAGCTTCAGCGACGGAAGCCTTGA
- a CDS encoding molybdenum cofactor biosynthesis protein MoaE encodes MKVSVKYIALYRDLAGTSEEIIELPGESSVRDLLEAVALKHHALGEYLGSGEAVVLVDGKAAQMSDRLRDGCEVVVMPPISGGSNYGFVEKIDPAKYLEAFLSGLSDDVGAVAVFIGRVKSVIDDKQVENLEYEVLEPHSTEALASIGEEEARKHALRSVCIYHKKGSALPGEPVLFIAVASRGRREALAALAEILERVKHEAFVWKLERREDGEYWILGDSRRVPRGRAP; translated from the coding sequence TTGAAAGTATCCGTGAAGTACATCGCGCTATACCGCGACCTCGCCGGGACCTCTGAGGAGATCATAGAGCTGCCAGGAGAGTCGAGCGTTAGAGACCTTCTCGAGGCCGTAGCGCTGAAGCACCACGCGCTCGGCGAGTATCTGGGCAGCGGGGAGGCAGTCGTCCTCGTGGACGGAAAAGCCGCCCAGATGAGTGATAGGCTGCGAGACGGCTGCGAAGTCGTGGTTATGCCGCCAATCTCTGGGGGCTCGAACTACGGCTTTGTCGAGAAGATCGATCCTGCCAAGTACCTTGAAGCTTTCCTGAGCGGTTTGAGCGACGATGTAGGCGCGGTAGCGGTTTTCATTGGTCGGGTGAAAAGCGTTATCGATGACAAGCAAGTTGAAAACTTGGAGTACGAGGTTCTCGAACCTCACTCAACCGAAGCGTTGGCCAGCATAGGAGAAGAGGAGGCTAGGAAGCATGCACTTCGCTCTGTGTGCATCTACCACAAGAAAGGGAGCGCTCTACCGGGCGAACCAGTCCTCTTCATAGCAGTCGCGTCCAGAGGCCGCAGGGAGGCTCTCGCAGCTCTTGCAGAGATCCTGGAGAGAGTTAAGCACGAAGCTTTCGTCTGGAAGCTGGAGAGAAGAGAAGACGGAGAGTACTGGATCCTCGGCGATTCTAGAAGAGTTCCTCGCGGGAGGGCTCCTTAA
- a CDS encoding PAC2 family protein, which yields MARIVEEIGRVRLVLTERVEARILISGFHGVGHVGWIATRYIADKLGTRRVGIVLTPDMPAFVSVVKNSVAAPYELHLKDDYLLFVTNTPLAQRDLSRVPLALAEYALKAGVEETILFGGLDKRFAAENDDSVRIAPTRKYVEKHSNDLGWLKVIEEGLGIVGPLALMLTFYEAYDSSAVAILPYASPDRPDPLAASRAIEVANKLLSLSVDTEELREEAVLLERRIEEIQRRISEIMREREPPSYHV from the coding sequence TTGGCAAGGATCGTAGAGGAGATCGGTAGAGTTAGGCTGGTGCTCACAGAGCGTGTAGAAGCGAGGATTCTAATCTCGGGCTTCCACGGCGTGGGTCATGTCGGCTGGATAGCTACCCGCTATATTGCCGACAAGCTCGGTACCAGGAGGGTGGGCATCGTGCTAACGCCTGACATGCCTGCATTCGTCTCTGTAGTAAAGAACAGCGTCGCAGCCCCCTACGAGCTCCACCTTAAGGACGACTACCTCTTGTTCGTCACCAATACGCCTCTCGCGCAGCGCGACCTGAGTAGGGTGCCGCTAGCCCTCGCAGAGTACGCGCTAAAGGCTGGAGTTGAAGAGACGATACTCTTCGGGGGTCTCGACAAGCGGTTTGCAGCTGAAAACGACGACTCGGTACGAATAGCGCCGACGAGGAAGTACGTTGAGAAGCATTCGAACGATTTAGGCTGGCTGAAAGTGATCGAAGAAGGTCTTGGGATCGTAGGCCCGCTCGCGCTAATGCTCACATTCTACGAAGCGTACGACAGTTCCGCTGTAGCGATACTGCCCTATGCCTCCCCCGATAGGCCTGACCCCCTCGCTGCCAGCAGGGCTATAGAGGTCGCGAACAAGCTCCTCTCACTGAGCGTAGACACTGAGGAGCTTCGAGAAGAAGCGGTGCTTCTGGAAAGGAGGATTGAAGAGATTCAGCGGAGAATAAGCGAGATTATGCGTGAGCGGGAGCCCCCCTCCTATCACGTGTGA
- the gatE gene encoding Glu-tRNA(Gln) amidotransferase subunit GatE translates to MQVKELPGIKCGIEIHQMLDTREKLFCSCPTEIVKDPGDLTVWRRLRVAKSEIGEIDPAALFEYEKGLSFIYEGYNSRTCLVELDEEPPHELNREALELALKFALMVGARIVDELHVMRKIVIDGSNTTGFQRTVLVALGGEVRVGDKTVPLQTICLEEDAARKVSEDKEKRTVTYRLDRLGVPLIEVATAPVITSPEEAREVALRIGLLLRSLGRVKRGLGTIRQDLNVSVEGGAKVEIKGVQYLDLIPKVVLYEALRQKNLLEIRNELRQRGVDESMLAFNPVEVTEIFQQTRSKVARQALAAGGVALALKLPGFAGLLGREIQPGRRFGTELADRARYRAEVGGLFHSDELPGYGITGEEVDSVKKKLECGERDAFVLVFEKRERALEALRAAWERAVEALRGVPEETRAANPDGTTRYMRPRPGSARMYPETDVRPVRVDREWLEKLRLELPEPPEKTLEKLREKYSLPESIAWMLFDTQQLYLFEELVTKTGAPPTLVASTLTNTMVSLRREGVPVENVTEEHLAALFKLVVEGRIAKEAIPDVLKELALNPEEGVDEAVTKVGVTALSVEKLREIVAGVIAENAGYVREKGEKAFGKIMGVVMEKVRGKVDGKIVAEVVREEIQRFLKASVAEAA, encoded by the coding sequence ATGCAGGTGAAAGAGCTTCCCGGCATCAAGTGCGGAATTGAAATCCACCAGATGCTTGATACTCGCGAGAAGCTCTTCTGCTCCTGCCCCACGGAGATCGTTAAGGATCCTGGAGACTTAACGGTCTGGAGAAGGCTTAGGGTGGCTAAGAGCGAGATCGGCGAGATAGACCCCGCGGCACTTTTCGAGTACGAGAAGGGCCTGAGCTTCATTTACGAGGGCTACAACTCCAGAACCTGTCTCGTGGAGCTCGACGAGGAGCCTCCTCACGAGCTGAACAGAGAGGCTCTAGAGCTGGCCTTAAAGTTCGCTCTCATGGTGGGAGCGCGCATCGTCGACGAGCTGCACGTTATGCGAAAGATCGTCATCGATGGCTCCAACACGACAGGCTTTCAGCGGACAGTCCTCGTAGCTTTGGGCGGTGAAGTTAGAGTCGGCGATAAGACTGTACCTTTGCAGACAATATGCCTGGAGGAGGATGCTGCTAGAAAAGTCTCGGAGGATAAGGAGAAGAGAACTGTAACTTACAGACTGGACAGGCTGGGAGTGCCTCTTATAGAGGTGGCGACAGCGCCTGTGATCACAAGCCCTGAGGAGGCTCGCGAGGTGGCTCTTCGTATAGGCCTCTTGCTTCGGTCTCTCGGGCGCGTGAAGAGGGGGTTGGGCACGATAAGGCAGGACCTCAACGTGTCGGTTGAAGGGGGTGCAAAGGTCGAGATTAAAGGCGTGCAGTACCTGGATCTCATCCCAAAGGTTGTGCTCTACGAGGCGCTGCGCCAGAAGAATCTGCTTGAGATAAGAAATGAGCTCAGGCAGCGGGGCGTTGACGAGAGCATGCTTGCTTTTAACCCCGTGGAGGTTACCGAGATCTTCCAGCAAACTAGATCAAAGGTAGCTAGACAAGCTCTCGCAGCAGGGGGCGTAGCGCTGGCGCTAAAGCTACCCGGGTTCGCTGGCCTTCTGGGAAGGGAAATACAGCCGGGCAGGAGGTTCGGCACAGAGCTCGCGGACAGGGCTAGGTATAGGGCTGAGGTCGGGGGCTTGTTTCACAGCGACGAGCTCCCTGGCTACGGAATCACGGGTGAAGAAGTGGACAGCGTCAAGAAGAAGCTCGAGTGCGGTGAAAGAGACGCGTTTGTGCTGGTATTCGAGAAGAGAGAAAGAGCCCTCGAGGCTTTAAGAGCAGCCTGGGAGCGCGCCGTCGAGGCTCTGCGCGGCGTTCCCGAGGAGACGCGTGCCGCGAACCCCGACGGTACGACCCGCTACATGCGGCCGAGACCAGGTAGTGCGAGGATGTACCCCGAGACCGACGTACGGCCCGTACGCGTGGACAGGGAGTGGCTCGAGAAGCTGCGCCTAGAGCTTCCTGAACCGCCTGAGAAGACCCTAGAGAAGCTACGCGAGAAGTATTCCTTGCCGGAGAGCATTGCGTGGATGCTTTTCGACACTCAGCAGCTCTACCTCTTTGAAGAGTTAGTCACCAAAACCGGCGCCCCACCCACTCTGGTGGCTAGTACACTGACCAACACCATGGTGAGCTTACGTAGAGAGGGTGTCCCCGTGGAGAACGTGACAGAGGAGCACCTTGCTGCCCTCTTTAAGCTCGTGGTGGAAGGGCGAATAGCGAAGGAAGCGATACCCGATGTGCTTAAGGAGCTTGCTCTAAACCCGGAAGAGGGCGTGGATGAGGCTGTCACTAAGGTAGGTGTGACAGCCCTAAGCGTTGAGAAGCTGCGCGAGATAGTTGCAGGCGTGATTGCAGAGAACGCAGGGTACGTGCGCGAGAAGGGTGAGAAAGCTTTCGGGAAGATCATGGGCGTAGTTATGGAGAAGGTTCGAGGGAAAGTGGACGGGAAAATCGTCGCAGAGGTTGTCCGCGAAGAGATTCAGAGATTCCTCAAGGCTTCCGTCGCTGAAGCTGCTTAG
- the gatD gene encoding Glu-tRNA(Gln) amidotransferase subunit GatD has product MPVNELSGYGEEVIGLLKRTGAGLFSRVRVKLRDGLELEGLVMPRPRVGDSRVLILKLENGYNVGVAVDRIEDLKLEEQYSAEAQPLAPSREASLKGNLPKVVFLGTGGTIASRVDYVTGAVYPYFTAEELYSMIPELEDIAVVQTETLFSIFSEDMTPRHWSKLAQSIAEIYEKEAPAGVVVAHGTDTMHYSASAIAFAARQLPGPVVFTGAQRSSDRPSSDAALNVIGATLTAVAAPFAESVIAMHGGSGDEHVLVHRGVRARKMHSSRRDAFMSVNSLPLAKVELAARKLVLLQKEYKPRADEVEVYPKFCEKVALVKFYPGMEPDVFEYLRERGYRGIVIEGTGLGHVRTSLIESIASLVKEGVFVVMTTQCLWGRVNMNVYRTGVELLRAGVVPAEDMLPETAFVKLSWVLGQAEDLDEARKLFTKNLAYEVSSRSEFATYPGADWWERCR; this is encoded by the coding sequence GTGCCTGTGAACGAGCTGAGCGGCTATGGAGAGGAGGTGATAGGGCTTCTCAAGCGCACAGGAGCAGGCCTATTCTCGAGAGTGAGGGTAAAGCTCCGGGACGGCTTAGAGCTTGAAGGGCTGGTTATGCCCAGGCCGCGTGTTGGCGACAGCAGGGTGCTCATCCTAAAGCTTGAGAACGGGTACAACGTCGGCGTCGCTGTCGACAGGATCGAGGACCTCAAGCTCGAAGAGCAGTACTCGGCGGAAGCCCAGCCCCTCGCCCCCTCACGGGAAGCTTCGCTTAAGGGGAACCTCCCCAAGGTGGTGTTCTTGGGAACAGGCGGCACCATCGCATCCAGGGTGGACTACGTCACCGGTGCTGTTTACCCCTATTTCACCGCAGAGGAGCTCTACTCCATGATACCCGAGCTAGAAGATATAGCGGTCGTGCAGACGGAGACTCTTTTCAGTATTTTCAGCGAGGATATGACTCCTAGGCACTGGTCTAAGCTGGCTCAGAGCATCGCGGAGATCTACGAAAAGGAGGCGCCTGCCGGTGTGGTAGTCGCTCACGGTACTGATACCATGCACTACAGCGCCTCAGCCATAGCGTTCGCGGCGAGACAGCTTCCAGGGCCCGTTGTGTTCACAGGAGCTCAGAGATCCTCAGACAGGCCTTCGAGCGATGCTGCGCTGAACGTTATCGGCGCTACGCTCACTGCGGTTGCAGCCCCCTTCGCTGAGTCAGTTATAGCTATGCATGGAGGCTCCGGAGACGAGCACGTGCTCGTGCACAGGGGGGTGCGTGCCAGGAAAATGCACTCAAGCCGGAGAGACGCATTCATGAGCGTCAACAGCTTACCGCTTGCAAAGGTGGAGCTAGCGGCTCGCAAGCTGGTTCTGCTGCAGAAAGAGTACAAGCCCAGAGCCGACGAAGTGGAGGTTTACCCCAAGTTCTGCGAGAAGGTAGCGCTAGTTAAATTCTATCCGGGGATGGAGCCCGACGTCTTCGAGTACCTCCGCGAGCGGGGCTACAGAGGCATCGTTATTGAAGGAACGGGGCTCGGGCACGTGCGCACTTCCCTCATAGAGAGCATAGCTAGCCTCGTGAAGGAAGGAGTTTTCGTCGTGATGACGACCCAGTGCCTCTGGGGGCGAGTGAATATGAACGTTTATAGAACTGGAGTAGAGCTGCTCAGAGCTGGGGTTGTCCCGGCTGAGGACATGCTGCCTGAAACGGCATTCGTTAAGCTCAGCTGGGTGCTCGGTCAAGCAGAAGATCTCGACGAGGCCAGAAAACTATTCACAAAGAACCTGGCTTACGAAGTGAGCAGCCGGTCGGAGTTCGCCACCTATCCTGGGGCTGACTGGTGGGAGCGATGCAGGTGA
- the moaC gene encoding cyclic pyranopterin monophosphate synthase MoaC: MSVKMVDITEKEVSFRQAVARGFIKLRNETLEAIKQGRVPKGDVLTVAKAAAILAVKKTWEIIPLCHPIPITGVDVDLRVADNGVEAVVTVKSTAKTGVEMEALAGVAVALLTVWDMVKSMEKDERGQYPTTEITEIRVVEKVKEPSREELF, encoded by the coding sequence ATGAGCGTCAAAATGGTTGACATAACCGAGAAGGAGGTTTCCTTCCGGCAAGCTGTAGCCCGAGGCTTCATCAAGCTAAGGAACGAGACGCTGGAGGCTATAAAGCAGGGGAGGGTTCCCAAAGGAGACGTGCTGACCGTAGCTAAGGCTGCTGCGATACTCGCTGTAAAGAAAACTTGGGAGATCATCCCCCTGTGTCATCCAATTCCGATAACAGGCGTCGACGTGGATCTGCGCGTTGCCGACAACGGAGTCGAGGCGGTGGTGACGGTGAAGTCTACAGCTAAAACAGGTGTGGAAATGGAAGCCCTCGCCGGTGTCGCAGTGGCTCTTCTCACCGTTTGGGACATGGTGAAAAGCATGGAGAAAGATGAGAGAGGGCAGTACCCAACCACCGAGATCACGGAGATAAGAGTTGTTGAGAAGGTTAAGGAGCCCTCCCGCGAGGAACTCTTCTAG
- a CDS encoding RNA polymerase Rpb4 family protein, whose translation MPRIVSERNLTLAEVKELLEKEESKRSLSTLERYTLDYARRFSKIEDPVSARKAVEQLMAEMGLPEEIAVQLVNIAPSDPGEVRLILSPLNRIFTEDELRRVLEIIRQYLS comes from the coding sequence GTGCCACGAATAGTGTCTGAACGAAACCTCACACTTGCCGAAGTTAAGGAACTGTTGGAGAAGGAGGAATCTAAGAGGTCTCTCTCTACTCTGGAGAGGTACACGCTGGACTACGCGAGAAGGTTCTCTAAGATTGAGGACCCGGTTTCGGCCCGGAAAGCTGTTGAGCAGCTGATGGCGGAGATGGGGCTTCCGGAGGAGATAGCGGTTCAGCTTGTAAATATTGCTCCATCGGATCCGGGGGAGGTTAGGCTAATTCTTTCTCCTTTAAATAGAATTTTCACCGAAGATGAGTTAAGGAGAGTTTTAGAGATCATTCGCCAATACCTGAGCTAA
- a CDS encoding tRNA pseudouridine(54/55) synthase Pus10 yields MEISEDLRKAEMILRDGVSLCDSCLGRLFGMRGYGLTNEQRGRAIKTLLLMKAFSQTSKATDKELVTILAESGFEPAQTLARRLKLPFEERRCYLCNNICEKTGEIAKILAESLRGYEFETFQIGVRLPLPVISREERLWRLYGLTDAESLKNEISREVGKALQALMGRSYAVEKPEMLVILDFRELSLEHLQVELHPSPLYICGRYLKLARGLPQNPWPYPDGRIAYNTSIEELIVAPMVKFFEASGAKFHAAGREDIDARTLGSGRPFVVELKKPKMRLLNLEELEKIINENAGGLIEVHQLRYCSGESVRKYKSLAELAKKTYVARVRFAGPVSVEKLVELERTMSGVVVEQRTPLRVLHRRVNKLRRKLVYRVEAKQLSPVEVEFTIEAQGGLYIKEFIHGDEGRTKPSVADFLGVPVESIELDVVNIEEP; encoded by the coding sequence ATGGAGATAAGTGAGGATTTGAGAAAAGCGGAGATGATCCTTAGGGACGGAGTGAGCTTGTGTGACAGCTGCCTGGGAAGATTGTTCGGCATGAGGGGGTACGGCCTCACGAACGAGCAGCGGGGACGGGCGATCAAGACACTACTGCTTATGAAGGCTTTCTCGCAGACCTCTAAGGCTACGGACAAGGAGCTCGTAACTATTCTAGCGGAAAGCGGCTTTGAGCCGGCGCAGACGCTCGCAAGAAGGCTGAAGCTGCCCTTTGAGGAGAGGCGGTGCTACCTCTGCAACAATATATGCGAGAAAACCGGAGAAATTGCCAAAATCCTGGCCGAATCGCTTAGAGGTTACGAGTTCGAAACTTTCCAGATAGGTGTACGCTTACCTCTACCCGTTATAAGCAGGGAGGAGAGGCTTTGGAGGCTTTACGGTCTAACCGACGCGGAGTCTCTGAAGAACGAGATCAGCAGAGAGGTGGGGAAGGCGCTGCAGGCGCTGATGGGCCGCAGCTACGCTGTCGAGAAGCCTGAGATGCTAGTAATTCTCGACTTCCGCGAGCTATCCCTGGAGCATCTACAGGTAGAGCTTCACCCATCACCTCTCTACATCTGCGGGAGGTACTTGAAGCTCGCCAGAGGCCTCCCCCAGAACCCTTGGCCCTACCCCGATGGTCGGATAGCCTACAACACTTCGATCGAGGAGTTGATAGTAGCACCTATGGTGAAGTTCTTCGAAGCTAGTGGGGCGAAGTTTCACGCAGCCGGCAGGGAGGATATAGACGCTCGCACACTAGGCTCTGGCAGACCCTTTGTTGTAGAGCTGAAAAAACCGAAGATGCGGCTGCTGAACCTGGAGGAGCTGGAGAAGATTATCAACGAGAACGCTGGCGGGCTTATCGAGGTTCACCAGCTGAGGTACTGCTCCGGCGAGAGCGTTAGGAAGTACAAGAGCCTGGCCGAGCTCGCTAAGAAGACTTACGTTGCGAGAGTCAGGTTCGCCGGTCCCGTGAGCGTAGAGAAGCTGGTTGAGCTGGAGAGAACCATGTCGGGCGTAGTCGTGGAGCAGAGAACACCGCTGCGTGTCCTCCACAGGAGGGTGAATAAGCTCAGAAGAAAGCTCGTCTACAGGGTCGAAGCAAAGCAGCTTTCACCAGTCGAAGTAGAGTTCACGATTGAGGCGCAAGGCGGTCTCTACATCAAGGAGTTTATTCACGGTGATGAAGGGCGCACAAAGCCCAGCGTAGCCGATTTTCTCGGCGTACCTGTGGAGAGTATCGAGCTAGACGTGGTCAACATTGAAGAGCCCTGA